In Fusarium falciforme chromosome 9, complete sequence, the following are encoded in one genomic region:
- a CDS encoding Mitochondrial import protein 1, whose protein sequence is MSDDPHNHLAESGITVPSDSELYSAGDELSSPPSSNSPVILYKPPTVWSLVRGAAINLLLPFINGMMLGFGELFAHEAAFRLGWGGTKVFPLSRRRAHPIGPGIEVRERSYSPRPSLNDLASLE, encoded by the exons ATGTCCGACGACCCTCATAACCACCTCGCCGAGTCCGGCATCACGGTACCCTCCGATAGCGAACTATACTCTGCCGGAGATGAgctctcctcgccgccctcatCAAATTCACCCGTTATCCTCTACAAGCCTCCTACAGTATGGTCGCTGGTACGAGGGGCCGCCATCAACCTGCTGCTACCATTCATCAACGGCATGATGCTGGGATTTGGAGAGCTGTTTGCGCATGAAGCTGCGTTTAGACTGGGATGGGGAGGCACCAAG GTCTTTCCTCTATCCCGACGAAGAGCTCACCCCATCGGACCCGGCATCGAAGTCCGAGAAAGGTCATACAGCCCTCGTCCTTCACTGAACGACCTTGCGAGCTTGGAGTGA
- a CDS encoding GTP-binding protein, which yields MASYIENPLSEAATQPAPEILGEVKKPKKKKVLLMGKSGSGKSSMRSIIFSNYIARDTRRLGATIDIDLSHVKFLGNLTLNLWDCGGQEAFMENYLSQQRVHVFSNVGVLIYVFDIESRDVDRDLATYVSILSALLQYSPAAKIYILIHKMDLVVPSAREQVYDERIRVVRQKTFEYANSVGIAPSSVELTPFATSIWDQSLYKAWASIIHDLVPNLAVIERNLANLGLAIEAEELLLFERTSFLAVSSWTSPEGQRNPTEDRLERMSNIMKHFKQSISRFTGTPRNAEQFIRMEHKAGPRFSLFILKFTTNTYLMVVLPPGEARFNAAMLNCQIAIEHFKFLDGPITQAASNAITAAA from the exons ATGGCCTCATACATCGAGAACCCCCTCTCGGAGGCGGCTACACAGCCAGCACCAGAGATCCTCGGagaggtcaagaagccaaagaagaagaaggtccTCCTAATGGGAAAGTCTGGCTCTGGAAAGTCGAGCATGAGGAGCATCATCTTTAGCAACTACATTGCCCGAGACACACGTCGGCT CGGCGCAACCATCGATATAGACCTCTCCCACGTCAAGTTCCTCGGAAACCTCACCCTCAACCTCTGGGACTGTGGTGGCCAGGAAGCGTTCATGGAAAACTACCTCTCGCAGCAGCGCGTCCACGTCTTTTCCAACGTCGGCGTCCTCATCTACGTCTTCGACATTGAGTCGCGTGACGTCGACCGCGATTTAGCAACATACGTGTCCATCCTTTCCGCTCTTCTGCAGTATTCGCCCGCCGCAAAGATATACATCCTCATACACAAGATGGACCTCGTGGTGCCGTCGGCGAGAGAGCAAGTCTACGATGAGCGCATTCGTGTTGTTCGGCAGAAAACATTCGAGTACGCAAACTCGGTCGGTATCGCTCCGTCTTCGGTCGAGCTCACGCCATTTGCAACATCCATTTGGGATCAGAGTTTATACAAGGCTTGggcatccatcatccacGATCTCGTGCCGAACCTCGCCGTTATCGAGCGCAACCTCGCCAACCTAGGCCTCGCAATCGAAGCCGAAGAACTCCTCCTGTTCGAACGCACGTCCTTCCTCGCCGTATCATCCTGGACATCTCCCGAAGGCCAACGAAACCCCACCGAAGACCGTCTAGAGCGCATGTCCAACATCATGAAGCATTTCAAGCAGAGCATCTCCCGATTCACAGGAACACCCCGCAATGCAGAGCAGTTCATCAGGATGGAGCACAAGGCTGGTCCCAGATTcagcctcttcatcctcaagtTCACGACAAACACATACCTCATGGTTGTGCTTCCACCAGGAGAAGCCCGGTTCAACGCGGCGATGCTCAACTGCCAGATTGCCATTGAGCATTTCAAATTCCTGGATGGTCCAATCACTCAGGCAGCTTCCAACGCAATCACTGCAGCTGCTTGA